The sequence CAAGTGGTCGATCCCGGGTGCCGCGCACTTCTTCACGTTCTGGGGCTTCGTCATCCTGGCCTCGGTGTACCTCGAGGCCTACGGCGCCCTGTTCGACGAGAAGTTCGCGATCCCGTGGATCGGCCACTGGGCGGTGCTGGGCTTCCTGCAGGACTTCATCGCCGTCGCGGTGGCCGTCTCGCTGGGCGTGTTCACGATCATCCGGATCCGCAACGCCCCCGCGCGCAAGGACCGCGCGTCGCGCTTCTACGGCTCGCACACCGGCGGCGCCTGGCTGATCCTCATCATGATCTTCAACGTCGTCTGGACGATGTTCTTCTTCCGCGGCGCCTCCTCGGCGTCCGGCAACTTCCCGTACGACAACGGCGCGTACGTCTCCCTCGGCGTCGGGAACCTGCTGGAGCCGCTGGGCCACTCGACGACCGAAGTGCTCGAGACCGTCGGCCTGCTGCTGCACATCGGCGTCATGCTGGTGTTCCTGTCGATCGTGCTCTACTCCAAGCACCTGCACATCTTCGTCGCGCCGATCAACGTCTCGGCGAAGCGGCTGCCGGACGCGCTCGGCCCGCTGCTGCCCATGGAGTCGGGCGGCGTCCCGATCGACTTCGAGGACCCTGGCGAGGACGACACGTTCGGCCGCGGCAAGATCGGCGACTTCACGTGGAAGGGCATGCTCGACTTCGCCACGTGCACCGAGTGCGGCCGCTGCCAGTCGCAGTGCCCGGCGTGGAACACCGGGAAGCCGCTGTCGCCCAAGCTCGTCATCATGAACCTGCGCGACAACCTCTTCGAGGAGGCGCCCTACATCCTCGCGGGCACCGAGCACGAGGAGGCGCGCCCGCTGGTCGGCCCGGAGGCCGACGGCGGCGTCATCGACCCGGACGTGCTGTGGTCGTGCACCACCTGCGGCGCGTGCGTCGAGCAGTGCCCGGTGGACATCGAGCACGTCGACCACATCGTCGACATGCGCCGCTACCAGGTGATGATCGAATCGGCGTTCCCGACCGAGCTGGGCGGGCTGTTCAAGAACCTGGAGACCAAGGGCAACCCCTGGGGACAGAACAACTCCGAGCGGCTCGCCTGGACCAAGGACCTCGGCTTCGACGTCCCGGTGTTCGACGGCGAGCTGGGCGAAGACGTCGAGTACGTCTTCTGGGTCGGCTGCGCGGGCGCGTTCGACGACCAGGCGCGCAAGACCGTCCGCGCCACGGCCGAGCTGCTGCACATCGCCGGCGTGAACTACGTCGTGCTCGGCAACGAGGAGTCGTGCACCGGCGACCCGGCCCGCCGCGCGGGCAACGAGTTCCTGTTCCAGATGATGGCCCAGCAGACGGCCGAGACGCTCAACGCCGTGTTCGAGGGCCGCGAGCCGCGCCTGCGCAAGATCGTCACGACCTGCCCGCACTGCCTCAACAC is a genomic window of Amycolatopsis lexingtonensis containing:
- a CDS encoding (Fe-S)-binding protein — protein: MLVRLILGLLMTVVGLAVAGKRVAFLYQLIKAGQPDTKRSNELGARLFAQVREVFGQRKLLKWSIPGAAHFFTFWGFVILASVYLEAYGALFDEKFAIPWIGHWAVLGFLQDFIAVAVAVSLGVFTIIRIRNAPARKDRASRFYGSHTGGAWLILIMIFNVVWTMFFFRGASSASGNFPYDNGAYVSLGVGNLLEPLGHSTTEVLETVGLLLHIGVMLVFLSIVLYSKHLHIFVAPINVSAKRLPDALGPLLPMESGGVPIDFEDPGEDDTFGRGKIGDFTWKGMLDFATCTECGRCQSQCPAWNTGKPLSPKLVIMNLRDNLFEEAPYILAGTEHEEARPLVGPEADGGVIDPDVLWSCTTCGACVEQCPVDIEHVDHIVDMRRYQVMIESAFPTELGGLFKNLETKGNPWGQNNSERLAWTKDLGFDVPVFDGELGEDVEYVFWVGCAGAFDDQARKTVRATAELLHIAGVNYVVLGNEESCTGDPARRAGNEFLFQMMAQQTAETLNAVFEGREPRLRKIVTTCPHCLNTLSREYPQLYGHYEVVHHTQLLNRLVRGGQLTPVKGVEDGPRVTYHDPCYLGRHNKVYTPPRDLVGAAGAQLTEMPRHADRALCCGAGGARMWMEEQIGKRINLERVDEAIATDAETIVTGCPFCRVMLTDGLVQRQSEQKAENVDVRDVAQLLLERVKTPDGSAPKV